A window of the Alnus glutinosa chromosome 4, dhAlnGlut1.1, whole genome shotgun sequence genome harbors these coding sequences:
- the LOC133865590 gene encoding F-box protein SKIP23-like has protein sequence MAISSEWAWLPKELLDSILDKVASPFDKVRFGAVCKSWGILVKERRRLKTQVAQTPMLLIPSKDNIKKTRSLYRITDRKISGVKLPMPHNRRYCGSSFGWLSYVTKASFITLFNPFRNAKIHLPQLQKLRGYRRYGNKYEYTVKKVTLSSDPASTPEDCLAMAIFGEFKDLAFVKLGDESWTYVEEDRTSVYADVMYFKGGQFLVLDHRSGLVSIDVNTNQKKILAPADLEYTERTYLVKTSSGNLLLVRRLIDSWPFGLSSQGMTSCFEVYKLVLDDESERVVERVEVKNIGNDVLFLGDNQSISISASHFPGCQPNSIYYTDDYIDTKPYYPNGPIDMGIFNLEDGSFRPHYKPNPAHKHMSPPIWILPSML, from the coding sequence ATGGCTATTTCATCGGAGTGGGCATGGCTTCCAAAGGAGCTCCTTGATTCGATTTTGGACAAGGTGGCATCACCCTTTGACAAGGTCCGGTTTGGTGCCGTCTGCAAGTCATGGGGCATACTGGTGAAAGAGCGACGACGCCTGAAAACCCAAGTCGCTCAAACTCCGATGTTGCTGATTCCTAGCAAAGACAATATCAAGAAAACGCGGAGTTTATACAGGATCACTGACCGAAAAATCTCTGGTGTTAAACTCCCCATGCCTCACAATAGAAGATATTGCGGTTCTTCCTTCGGTTGGTTGAGCTATGTAACCAAGGCTTCTTTCATCACCCTCTTTAACCCCTTCAGAAACGCGAAAATCCATCTTCCACAGCTTCAAAAACTTAGAGGCTATAGAAGGTACGGTAACAAGTACGAGTATACGGTCAAAAAAGTTACGTTGTCCTCAGACCCCGCTTCCACTCCTGAGGACTGTCTTGCTATGGCAATATTTGGTGAATTTAAAGACCTGGCTTTCGTGAAATTAGGTGATGAATCTTGGACTTATGTGGAAGAGGATAGAACGTCAGTGTACGCTGATGTTATGTATTTTAAAGGCGGCCAATTTCTCGTCCTTGATCATCGAAGTGGGCTTGTATCCATTGATGTTAATACCAATCAAAAGAAGATACTTGCGCCGGCAGATTTAGAGTATACTGAACGGACATATCTGGTGAAAACATCTAGTGGAAATTTGTTGTTGGTACGGAGGTTGATCGATTCTTGGCCTTTTGGGCTTTCGAGTCAAGGTATGACTAGTTGTTTTGAGGTGTACAAGCTTGTGTTAGATGATGAAAGTGAAAGGGTGGTGGAGCGGGTGGAGGTGAAGAACATAGGCAATGATGTCTTATTCTTGGGAGACAACCAGTCCATATCTATTTCAGCTTCTCACTTTCCGGGTTGCCAACCCAACTCCATATATTACACCGATGACTACATTGATACTAAACCATACTACCCCAATGGCCCGATTGACATGGGTATTTTCAATTTGGAAGACGGAAGCTTTCGACCACACTACAAACCAAATCCTGCCCACAAGCATATGTCTCCCCCAATTTGGATACTACCGTCTATGTTGTAG